The following are from one region of the Bactrocera oleae isolate idBacOlea1 chromosome 6, idBacOlea1, whole genome shotgun sequence genome:
- the LOC106623810 gene encoding oxysterol-binding protein-related protein 11, whose translation MDTNINRVLNQTLRHPLHGLLFKYTNVMKGWQYRWFTVDSQTGTLSYYLCDSSSTGDESAPSAQVLAGAPRGQVHLAGAVVCPSDEDSRTFSIGCASGDTLKLRAADARSRQEWVDGLRAVVESHTKAMDISNSSTLPPRELLAASDAMVSARQALYLTEQCNAALARSIENIECATFSPTDPDLLLLKAISTASTQCLHQCLSLLQRHEETHNTSMESAGVY comes from the exons ATGGATACCAATATAAACCGTGTGCTAAATCAAACCTTGCGTCATCCATTGCACGGACTGCTATTCAAATATACCAATGTAATGAAAG GTTGGCAGTACCGCTGGTTCACGGTGGACTCACAGACCGGTACACTGAGCTATTATTTGTGTGACTCTTCTTCGACTGGAGATGAATCAGCACCATCAGCACAGGTGCTAGCTGGCGCACCACGCGGACAAGTACATTTGGCAGGCGCCGTAGTCTGCCCTAGTGACGAAGACTCTCGCACCTTCTCGATCGGCTGTGCCTCTGGCGATACATTGAAATTGCGTGCAGCTGACGCACGTTCTCGACAAGAATGGGTTGATGGTTTACGTGCAGTCGTGGAGAGTCATACGAAAGCAATGGATATAAGCAATTCATCAACACTGCCACCGCGAGAACTGTTAGCCGCTTCAGATGCGATGGTATCAGCGAGACAAGCACTTTACCTAACGGAACAATG taatgccGCACTAGCACGTTCAATCGAAAATATTGAGTGTGCGACGTTTTCGCCGACAGACCCCGACTTGCTGTTGTTGAAAGCCATTTCGACGGCCAGCACACAATGTTTGCATCAGTGCTTGAGTCTTTTGCAACGACACGAAGAGACGCACAACACCAGTATGGAATCTGCAGGTGTTTACTAA